From the Chloroflexota bacterium genome, the window ACTTTCCAATGCCGCTTGCGATGCGCTGGCCCTCAGGCGCTTGTCACGCAAGCTGGCCCGCCGAAAAAGTGGCGCTGCCCTCCCCCCGACCCCCTCCCAACTTCGTTGAGAGGGGGCGAGATTCTTAGGGGAGGTGCGCGGGGGAGAAGGGGCAGGGGATGAGGGGGCATATTGGCAGCCGACTCCAAAATGAGAATTGCTGCTCCGCCCGAGAGACATCCCATGCTGGCGCAAAGCGACGAGGCACGCATTTGCGCCGATCCGAGAAGTCCCCAGGTTCACGGATGAGCTGCCGCTGGCGGCCGGTCGCCGGCGTTCCTCGGGTCTGTCCCCCCCAATAACTGTTCAGTAAACGTACAGAATCCTGTGTATCTTTTCGGTTAGCCGAGGCGTTGTCCTAGTCGAGTTGTATGCCTATGCCGTAGTGGCCGGCGAAAGTCGTCGCGCCACGAACCCGAACAGCCACGCCAGCACAATGATGATGAGCGCCAGCCCGCGGCTGAACAACGCCAGCAGCGCCACGCCATCACGGAAGATTGCCGGCGGGAAGATGATCGGCAGTCCGGCTGTCTCGGCCGGCACGCAGGCGCCTCCGGCCGCCAGTGACAGCAGGTAGGCCGACAGCTGCCCGAACGCATACTGCGCCATCAGGCTGAGCGCGGTAAACAACAGAATCGCGACAAAGGCGCTGAACATCACGTGGCGGCGCATGCGATTGAAGTCGCCCGCGGCGAGGAAGAGGCCGAGCGCGATCGCCGCTGCGCCCGACACGAACGTGAGCGCGAACGCATAGCCGCGCAACTCCTTGGCGCGAAAGATGCAGGCGAGATCGCCCGGGCTAAAGAACGGGCGGCCGTCGAACTGCAGCTCTTCAAGCGTGAGCAGCGAAGCGCCGCCCTGCTCGACGTTCAGGTATGACAGCAGCGCCTGCGACGCAACATAGCGGTCATCGCGGCTGATCGCCCGCACGGGCGGGAAGCCGGCGTACTCGTATTCCAGTTCCAAGTAGGGCGGCGACAGGAAGTATTGCAACGTGACGAGCAACAGCGCCGCCATCAGCAGGAGCGCGAACAGGCCGTACAGGATGCGGGTCGTCATGCGCCGAGTAGGGCGGCCAACTGGTCGTGCGCGATGGCGCGAAACTCGCCCCACACGCGCCAGTCGCCGGGCAGGGCGCGCAGATCGCGCGCGGTGGTGCGCAGCCCGGCCGCGTCAACCGGGCGAAACGCCGTGATACTCTCGCCGGGATCGCCAGACTGCGCGGCGGACAGGTCGGCCGTGTCCAGCAGGAACAGATAGGTTGGGAAGGCGGCGCGCTGACCTTCGATGTCGTATTCGATCAGCGCGACAAACTTCCTGATCTGCACGTCGAGCGCGGTTTCCTCGCGCGCCTCGCGCAGCAGCGCATGCTCGAGCCGCTCGTTCCAGTCGATGCCGCCGCCGGGCAGGCGAAAGACGCCCGCCGGGTAGAACGACTTGGTGTGCAGCAGCACGCGCCCGGCCGCGTCGCGCAGGCCGAACACCACCTCGCCGCGACGCTTGACGCGCTTGGCCGGCACCAGCGGCAGGAACGGCAGCGCATGCACCGCGCGCACCGGCTCGCCGAAGCGGCGCGCCAAATCCGCGACCTCGGCCGGATCGACGGGGCGCAGGATGCTCACGGCGCGACCAGCCGGCGCTGGATATCGCCAAAGTCGGCGCGCGACGTGGTGTCGACCGTCAGCGGGGTGACGACCACCACCTGATCGTGGAACAGCACGTACAGATCGGAATCCGGCTCGACGTGGCTCAAGTCGAGATTGCGATGGTAGCCGGTGATGACCTTTTCGCCGAGATCGTTGTTCTGGATCGTGTCGTGAAAGTGCGTATAGCGCGAGACGCGTGTCATGCGCCAGGGCGTATCGTCGCTCGCCTGCTGCGGGACGTTGACGTTGATGATATCCGCGCCAGGTGGCAGGCCGTTCTGCAGGATGGCTGCTGCGAAGCGGTGCGCGAAGCGGCCGGATACGCTGAAGTCCACGGCGTCGCTGTGCGCGAAGTGATGCTCGACATCCACTTCGATCGAGACGGCCAGCGCCGGGACGCCGACCGTCGCCGCTTCCCAGGCCGCGCCAACCGTGCCCGAGAGCGTGACCGACGAGCCGACATTTTCGCCGTAGTTGATACCGGAAATGAGCAAATCCGGCATGCGCGGAGTCAGGACCAGCAGCCCGATGTGCACGCATTGGGCGGGCGAAGCTTCAACCGAATACGCCTGGACGGTTTCGCCATCCACGTTGAGGAGGTGAGTTTCCGTGACGCCGACCTTCATGACATAAGAGCGGCCGGTGCCAGACTGCTGATGGCGCGGCGCGACGATCAGCAGATCGCCCAGCGGGCGCGCGGCGCGAATCAGCGCCAGCAGACCCGGCGAGGCGATACCATCGTCGTTGGTCAGCATGATGAGAGGCTTATTGCTCATGGTGCTATACTGGGATTGATCGGACAACCGTCCGAGGGAGAATAGAACCATTGTATCATAAACTTGTAACATCACTGGGCGGCGCGCTGATCGCGCTGGCTTTCGCGGCCACGGCGACGCTGGCCGCGACCGAGGGCGGGCAGGTGCTGGAAAGCGCGCTGGCGCCGGCGTTTGGCGCCGTCGTGACCGGCACCACGCCGGTGACCCCGACCGCCACGGCAACGGCCGTGCCACCCGGCACGGCAAAGATCGCCGCCGCGCTCGCCGCGAGCTTCGGCCTGAAAGTCGACGACGTGCTGGCCATTCGCGACCAGAAGCAGGGCTGGGGTGAAGTCTTCAAGATCCTGTTCCTGGCCAAGGCGACTGGCCAGACGCCCGAGGAGATTCTCGCCCTGCGGCAAGAACAGCAGGGCTGGGGGCAGATCTTCAAGGCATTGAGCGTGAAGCCCGGCAAGAAGGACAACCTCGGGCAGACGCTGAAGGCGAACCACCCGACGCCGAGCACCACGCCCACGGCTGTGAACACGGCCGTTCCGAGTGCGACGCCGTCCGCGGTGGCCCCGACCAACAAGAAGCCGGCCGCCACGCCGACCCCGCGCCCAACACCGATGCCGGACCCTGCCAACCGTGGGCAAGGCAACGGCCAGGGGCACGGCAACAACGGTCGCGGCCCGGGTAACGGCAATACGCCCGGCGGTCCCGACAACAACCCCGGCAACGGCAAGGGAAAGTAGAAACAGAAGGCCCGATCACATGATCGGGCCTTTTTCGTTGCCGGTACAGCGAGGGGCTAAATTCTACTTGGCCGAAATGCTCTCCACACTCAGCGCCTCGATGATCGTGCGCATGTAGGCGGGCAGGTCAGCCGGCGTGCGCGAGGTGATCAGGTTGCCATCGCGCACCACCTCCTGATCGACCCAGTGCGCACCGGCATTCACCAGATCGTCCTTGATCGCGCCGACGCTGGTCAGCGTGCGGCCGCGCGCCACCTGCGCCGAGGCGAGCACCCAGCCCGCATGGCAGATCGCCGCGACGACCTTGCCCTGCCGGTTGGCGTCCTGCACTAGTTTCAGCATCGCCGGGTAGCGGCGCATGTGGTCGGGCGCGTAGCCGCCCGGCACGACGACGCCATCAAAGTCGTCGGCCTTGACCTGATCGGCATTCACGTCCACTTTGACCGGCACGCCGTGCTTGCTCTCGAAGTGGTCGGCGCTGCCGGAGCCGACCACGA encodes:
- a CDS encoding NUDIX hydrolase; protein product: MSILRPVDPAEVADLARRFGEPVRAVHALPFLPLVPAKRVKRRGEVVFGLRDAAGRVLLHTKSFYPAGVFRLPGGGIDWNERLEHALLREAREETALDVQIRKFVALIEYDIEGQRAAFPTYLFLLDTADLSAAQSGDPGESITAFRPVDAAGLRTTARDLRALPGDWRVWGEFRAIAHDQLAALLGA
- the surE gene encoding 5'/3'-nucleotidase SurE; this translates as MSNKPLIMLTNDDGIASPGLLALIRAARPLGDLLIVAPRHQQSGTGRSYVMKVGVTETHLLNVDGETVQAYSVEASPAQCVHIGLLVLTPRMPDLLISGINYGENVGSSVTLSGTVGAAWEAATVGVPALAVSIEVDVEHHFAHSDAVDFSVSGRFAHRFAAAILQNGLPPGADIINVNVPQQASDDTPWRMTRVSRYTHFHDTIQNNDLGEKVITGYHRNLDLSHVEPDSDLYVLFHDQVVVVTPLTVDTTSRADFGDIQRRLVAP
- a CDS encoding type 1 glutamine amidotransferase, with product MKLQGKRVAILAEKIYEDLELWYPYYRLKEEGATVVVVGSGSADHFESKHGVPVKVDVNADQVKADDFDGVVVPGGYAPDHMRRYPAMLKLVQDANRQGKVVAAICHAGWVLASAQVARGRTLTSVGAIKDDLVNAGAHWVDQEVVRDGNLITSRTPADLPAYMRTIIEALSVESISAK